From Phycisphaerae bacterium, the proteins below share one genomic window:
- a CDS encoding SUMF1/EgtB/PvdO family nonheme iron enzyme: MRYTLALLMLANSLSPRMGTVCAQSIFNPDVQGTGATMGDYMIAVTGGGQPGGPQYTYRMGRFEITNQQFCDFLNDAERDAQRAPRTRRSTNMFFGPHGSVYLDGNMSANEPIFLSHNDVFTSDIRYDPLMPVGRRYSVISDGFGSKAKHPVRHISWMGAMKFCNWLTIDQGLGQEHCCYTEGPHIGNWHPITINTIDWWGKEPLHDDPYTAGRNPNDAERTELVRRYRGYRLFMDDTGLLAPISRPDPKDFNEWLKAAAWDPNAPGTFRTNSGGWQAAPGHWMYGFGREVNTGADANFYDSGDPWDNGPVPVDFYDGTDHGGTFATNATANRYGFYGMAGNVWEFSQDYGPGPRHCAIYGGSWVSSAEKQAASSVYVNALITWADITFGMRLVQVGSPLEVKVFAGTPAAHDEFGRTVAICGDCAVVGAHFDDDYGSNSGSAYVLRREGLKWVHQAKLYASDAGADDKFGRCVAISGDYIIVGAPDKDDAGADSGAAYIFTRTDASWTEQAKLVASDAAAGDKFGSSVAIAGDFALVGAYGDDDNGSASGSAYVFLRNGDTWTQQAKLKPDDGAAGDSFGWAVSICGNHAVIGAYGDDDTVTGSGSAYVFFHDGDNWTQQAKLVAADPQAFAGFGLSVSISGDHAIVGAPWTDDGGNDSGSAYVFERQGTQWAQAEKLSAANAETGAMFGHSVSISGDSIVVGTLYDDEGGNNAGAACVFHRRASAWIRKTKIIASDAAAGDQFGQAVCVNGDFAIVGSPYDSDSGTHSGSAYVYEIGPASASLTITVCQGGGGDFSTIQAAIDAAVPGDVISICDGVYTGPGNRDLDFGGKAITVRSQNGPAQTIIDCEGAGRAFRFHSGEGASSIVDGITMINGSVLAAGQDGGAILCVGSSPTIKGCVIRNCTAGFGGGIACDAASPTIVDCRFYGNIADYGSGGGISCCNASHAIIDGCDFRGNRAVSGGGIRCYQSNPIITNCNISGNHGNTGGGIYCNRSEAVISGCSLVGNHSYFGGGMYCYYNSPVIANCIVSGNTCVTSGGGLYCSTNAPAVTNCLVSGNFAPANGGGIQGYLANPVFTNCTVSANMAGGDGGALACNQSSATTVNCILWDNTAARGPEIAVFAGGSLTVSYSDIHNGQAGAYVESGSTLSWQNGNIDADPLFMGGTSGIWTAPGTYDPDTFEITFTDANATWTPNQWVGKLVNPDTTQPLQMLIVANTANTVTVLAERNTIELGASWITGAESYQIYGFHPQAGSPCINGGDTLALPPDKADLDHDGDASEPVPVDLEARPRIQGCVVDMGAYEFEVPARLPGDLDNDCDVDQDDVAALLACLTGNGIPQYNPACSDARLDEDLDVDQADFGLLQRCLSGPDTLPDPHCAD, translated from the coding sequence ATGCGCTACACACTCGCATTATTGATGCTGGCAAACAGCCTCTCTCCCCGTATGGGGACTGTCTGCGCCCAAAGCATCTTCAATCCTGACGTCCAGGGAACCGGCGCCACGATGGGCGACTACATGATCGCGGTCACCGGCGGGGGGCAGCCCGGCGGCCCTCAGTACACCTACCGGATGGGCAGGTTCGAGATCACCAATCAGCAGTTTTGTGACTTCCTCAACGACGCCGAACGTGACGCTCAGCGAGCCCCGCGCACCCGCCGATCCACGAACATGTTCTTTGGTCCCCACGGGAGCGTCTATCTCGACGGCAACATGTCGGCCAATGAACCGATTTTCTTGTCGCACAACGACGTCTTCACATCCGACATCCGTTACGACCCGTTGATGCCCGTCGGCCGGCGCTACAGCGTGATCTCCGACGGATTCGGCAGCAAGGCCAAGCATCCTGTCCGGCACATATCCTGGATGGGGGCCATGAAGTTCTGCAACTGGCTGACAATCGACCAGGGCCTCGGCCAAGAGCACTGCTGCTACACCGAAGGTCCGCATATCGGAAACTGGCACCCCATCACAATCAACACAATCGACTGGTGGGGCAAGGAGCCCCTGCACGACGACCCTTATACCGCAGGGCGAAACCCCAACGACGCGGAGCGAACGGAACTGGTCCGCCGTTATCGGGGCTACCGCTTGTTCATGGATGATACGGGCCTGCTGGCCCCGATCAGCCGGCCCGATCCCAAGGATTTCAACGAATGGCTCAAGGCCGCCGCCTGGGATCCCAACGCCCCCGGTACCTTCCGAACCAACTCCGGCGGGTGGCAGGCTGCGCCCGGACACTGGATGTACGGCTTCGGCCGCGAGGTCAACACCGGCGCTGACGCGAACTTTTATGACAGCGGCGACCCCTGGGACAACGGCCCCGTTCCCGTTGATTTCTATGACGGCACGGATCATGGCGGCACGTTCGCGACAAATGCCACCGCCAACCGCTATGGCTTCTACGGCATGGCCGGCAACGTGTGGGAATTCAGCCAGGATTACGGTCCGGGCCCCCGGCACTGTGCCATCTACGGCGGGTCGTGGGTGAGCAGTGCCGAAAAACAGGCCGCTTCGTCCGTCTATGTCAATGCACTGATCACCTGGGCCGACATCACCTTCGGCATGAGACTCGTGCAAGTGGGCAGCCCCCTTGAGGTCAAGGTCTTCGCCGGTACCCCGGCCGCCCATGACGAATTCGGGCGTACGGTCGCGATTTGCGGCGACTGCGCCGTCGTCGGCGCCCATTTCGACGACGACTACGGCTCCAACTCCGGGTCGGCCTACGTTCTCCGCCGCGAAGGGCTCAAATGGGTCCACCAGGCCAAGCTTTACGCCTCCGACGCCGGCGCGGACGACAAGTTCGGCCGTTGCGTGGCGATCAGCGGCGACTACATCATTGTCGGGGCCCCCGACAAAGACGACGCAGGTGCGGATTCCGGGGCCGCGTACATCTTCACGAGAACTGACGCAAGTTGGACAGAGCAGGCGAAACTCGTCGCCTCGGACGCCGCCGCCGGCGACAAGTTCGGCAGTTCGGTCGCCATAGCCGGCGATTTCGCACTGGTCGGCGCGTACGGCGACGACGACAACGGCAGCGCGTCCGGATCAGCTTACGTCTTCCTGCGAAATGGGGATACGTGGACTCAGCAAGCCAAGCTGAAGCCCGACGACGGCGCCGCCGGCGACAGCTTCGGCTGGGCAGTGAGTATTTGCGGCAACCACGCCGTCATCGGCGCGTACGGCGACGACGATACGGTGACGGGCTCCGGATCCGCCTACGTCTTCTTTCATGACGGCGACAACTGGACACAGCAGGCCAAGCTCGTGGCGGCTGATCCTCAGGCCTTCGCCGGTTTCGGGCTATCCGTATCGATCAGCGGTGACCACGCCATCGTCGGGGCCCCGTGGACCGACGACGGCGGGAACGATTCGGGTTCGGCATACGTATTCGAGCGACAGGGAACACAATGGGCCCAGGCCGAGAAGCTCTCCGCGGCGAATGCCGAGACCGGTGCCATGTTCGGCCATAGTGTCTCGATCAGCGGCGATTCCATCGTCGTCGGGACACTGTACGACGACGAAGGCGGGAACAACGCCGGTGCAGCCTGCGTGTTCCATCGGCGCGCGTCGGCTTGGATACGGAAGACCAAGATCATCGCCTCGGACGCCGCCGCAGGCGACCAATTTGGACAGGCGGTTTGCGTGAACGGAGACTTCGCCATCGTCGGCTCGCCGTATGACAGCGATTCAGGAACACATTCGGGCTCGGCATACGTGTACGAGATCGGACCGGCATCGGCCAGCCTCACGATCACCGTCTGCCAGGGCGGCGGAGGCGACTTCTCGACCATACAGGCCGCCATCGACGCCGCCGTTCCCGGCGATGTGATCAGCATCTGCGACGGGGTCTACACCGGCCCGGGCAATCGCGACCTCGATTTCGGCGGCAAAGCGATCACCGTACGCAGCCAGAACGGCCCCGCTCAAACGATCATCGACTGCGAAGGGGCCGGGCGAGCGTTTCGCTTCCATTCCGGCGAAGGTGCCTCGTCCATCGTCGACGGAATCACCATGATCAACGGTTCCGTCCTGGCCGCCGGCCAGGACGGGGGCGCCATCCTGTGTGTCGGCAGCAGCCCGACGATTAAAGGCTGCGTGATCCGCAACTGCACCGCGGGCTTCGGAGGCGGCATCGCCTGTGACGCGGCAAGCCCGACGATCGTTGACTGCCGCTTCTACGGAAACATCGCGGACTACGGCAGCGGAGGCGGGATCAGTTGCTGCAACGCCAGTCATGCAATCATCGATGGTTGCGATTTTCGCGGCAACCGCGCGGTCAGCGGCGGGGGCATCCGCTGCTACCAAAGCAACCCGATCATTACCAACTGCAACATCAGCGGGAATCACGGCAACACGGGCGGCGGCATTTACTGTAACAGGAGCGAGGCCGTCATCTCCGGATGCTCGCTGGTGGGAAACCACTCTTACTTCGGCGGCGGAATGTACTGCTATTACAACAGCCCAGTCATCGCCAACTGCATCGTCAGCGGAAACACGTGCGTAACCTCCGGCGGCGGTCTCTACTGCAGCACCAATGCCCCCGCCGTCACCAATTGCCTCGTCAGCGGCAATTTCGCTCCCGCCAACGGCGGGGGGATACAGGGTTACCTTGCCAATCCCGTGTTCACAAACTGCACCGTATCGGCCAATATGGCCGGCGGCGACGGGGGCGCGCTGGCCTGCAACCAGAGCAGCGCGACGACAGTCAACTGCATCCTATGGGACAACACTGCTGCACGAGGCCCCGAAATCGCCGTCTTCGCCGGTGGGAGTCTGACCGTCTCGTACAGCGATATCCACAACGGGCAGGCCGGGGCCTACGTCGAAAGCGGTAGCACGTTAAGCTGGCAGAACGGCAACATCGACGCCGATCCGCTGTTCATGGGTGGAACATCCGGAATTTGGACGGCTCCCGGAACGTACGATCCGGACACGTTCGAAATCACCTTTACGGACGCAAACGCCACATGGACGCCGAACCAATGGGTCGGGAAACTGGTTAACCCCGACACGACGCAGCCGCTTCAGATGCTGATCGTCGCCAACACCGCCAACACCGTCACCGTTCTAGCTGAGCGGAACACGATTGAACTTGGAGCATCCTGGATCACGGGCGCCGAGAGCTACCAGATATACGGCTTCCACCCACAGGCGGGCTCGCCCTGTATCAATGGTGGAGACACTCTCGCCCTGCCGCCGGACAAGGCTGATCTGGACCACGACGGCGACGCCTCTGAACCCGTCCCGGTTGATCTTGAAGCCCGTCCTCGCATACAAGGATGCGTGGTGGACATGGGCGCGTACGAGTTTGAAGTGCCCGCCCGACTGCCCGGCGACCTCGACAACGACTGCGATGTCGATCAGGATGACGTGGCAGCGCTTCTAGCCTGTCTCACCGGAAACGGAATACCCCAATACAACCCCGCCTGCAGTGATGCCAGGCTCGATGAAGATCTGGACGTGGACCAGGCTGATTTCGGGCTCCTCCAGCGATGCCTGAGCGGCCCGGACACGCTGCCGGATCCGCACTGCGCCGACTGA
- the fliM gene encoding flagellar motor switch protein FliM: MADVLDQAEVDALLSAVSTGAPESGESQVFSRARAKPQEVRTYDFKRPERVSKDQMRSLEAIHEGFARNFGASLSAFLRTIVEARVATIEQLTYSEFIHSLPNPTCFNLLNCSPLEGQICLEISPLIIYPIIDRLLGGSNAELFIPQRALTLIEWRLVERITNRAVSTLTEVWSGLVDVKFELAETESNPHLVQIVAPNEVVVVIGLELKMGNRAGTMTLCLPFNVIEPVMTKLATQSWLAYQRKAPSQEQQQRLATNLKRAEVEVRAFLAETIITMDDLLHLQPGDIIRTAKPANAELTLQVRDRSKFAGRIYQNKGMRVFRITRPIEGEEPL; this comes from the coding sequence ATGGCGGATGTACTGGATCAAGCAGAAGTTGATGCACTGCTTTCGGCGGTCTCGACGGGCGCGCCCGAGAGTGGCGAGTCGCAGGTGTTCAGCCGTGCGCGGGCCAAGCCGCAAGAGGTCCGCACCTACGACTTCAAACGCCCCGAGCGGGTCAGCAAGGACCAGATGCGCTCGCTGGAGGCGATCCACGAAGGGTTTGCCCGCAACTTCGGGGCGTCCCTGTCGGCTTTCCTGCGGACGATTGTCGAAGCCCGCGTCGCAACCATCGAACAGCTCACTTACAGCGAGTTCATTCATTCGCTGCCCAACCCCACCTGCTTCAACCTGCTGAACTGTTCGCCGCTGGAAGGGCAAATCTGCCTCGAAATCAGTCCCCTCATCATCTACCCGATCATCGACCGTCTTCTTGGCGGATCAAACGCCGAGCTGTTCATTCCGCAGCGGGCCTTGACGCTGATCGAGTGGAGGCTTGTGGAGCGGATCACCAATCGTGCCGTGTCCACGCTGACCGAGGTATGGTCCGGCCTGGTGGACGTGAAGTTTGAGCTGGCTGAGACGGAATCGAACCCGCACCTTGTTCAGATCGTGGCTCCGAACGAGGTGGTTGTGGTTATCGGGCTGGAGCTGAAAATGGGCAACAGGGCCGGCACGATGACTTTGTGCCTGCCGTTCAACGTCATTGAGCCGGTGATGACCAAGCTGGCCACCCAGAGCTGGTTGGCTTATCAACGCAAGGCACCCAGCCAGGAGCAGCAACAGCGGCTCGCGACCAACCTCAAGCGAGCCGAAGTCGAGGTTCGTGCTTTCCTGGCTGAGACGATTATCACCATGGACGACTTGCTTCACCTGCAGCCGGGTGACATCATCCGAACGGCCAAACCGGCCAATGCCGAGCTGACTCTCCAAGTGAGGGATCGCAGCAAGTTTGCCGGACGAATCTACCAGAACAAGGGGATGCGCGTCTTTCGTATCACGCGGCCAATCGAAGGCGAAGAGCCGCTCTGA
- a CDS encoding uroporphyrinogen decarboxylase family protein: MTGQDRVISVLKGGRVDRPPLLPILHSGLAGLLGVRLGDYFTDAATMARVAVEGCRRFGFDGVQLSLGVTGEAESLGAKVDQPADGAPVLRQHLLADVSNLSSLKRGDAACRGRMPLFLDALRRVRSQAGSSLFCLATLRGPLNITAQLRGVEDTLVDMIESPDQISRILDFAVDVAITASEAALTASADGVVFGEATCSPNFISPELYRRLILPRHKRLVRSLRSMGWKVVGFHVCGNILPILEDLISTGADLIDVDYQVPADQAVERAAGRVTLRGNLDPSSVFRFGDSVKVRAQTRELCRVVSGARWILSSGCDIPPGTPAENLQAFAEAARDTCTGP, encoded by the coding sequence ATGACGGGACAAGATCGGGTGATCAGCGTGCTGAAGGGTGGGCGTGTGGACCGGCCCCCGCTGTTGCCGATCCTGCACTCCGGACTTGCCGGCTTGCTTGGTGTTCGGCTGGGTGACTACTTCACCGACGCCGCGACCATGGCTCGCGTGGCCGTCGAAGGATGCCGCCGTTTCGGCTTTGACGGCGTTCAGCTTTCGTTGGGAGTGACCGGCGAGGCCGAATCGTTGGGCGCCAAGGTGGATCAGCCTGCAGACGGCGCACCCGTGCTTCGGCAGCATCTCCTGGCGGACGTCTCGAATCTGAGCAGCCTCAAGCGGGGCGATGCTGCATGCCGAGGACGGATGCCTTTGTTTCTCGACGCACTCAGGCGCGTCAGGAGCCAGGCCGGTTCATCGCTGTTCTGCCTGGCCACGCTCAGAGGTCCGCTCAACATCACTGCTCAGCTTCGCGGAGTCGAGGATACTCTCGTCGACATGATCGAGAGCCCCGACCAGATCTCGCGGATTCTCGATTTCGCCGTGGATGTCGCAATCACAGCCTCGGAGGCCGCCCTCACGGCGTCGGCCGACGGCGTGGTTTTCGGCGAGGCCACTTGCTCGCCCAATTTCATTTCGCCCGAGCTCTACAGGCGTCTGATTCTGCCGCGACACAAGCGACTTGTGCGTTCCCTGCGGTCCATGGGCTGGAAGGTTGTCGGGTTTCACGTGTGCGGCAACATCCTGCCGATTCTCGAAGACCTTATCTCAACGGGCGCGGACCTGATCGATGTTGATTACCAGGTTCCGGCCGACCAAGCCGTTGAGCGGGCGGCTGGTCGTGTCACATTGCGAGGCAATCTGGATCCGAGTTCGGTATTCCGATTCGGTGACTCGGTTAAGGTCAGAGCGCAGACGCGCGAGTTATGCCGGGTCGTGTCGGGCGCCCGGTGGATTCTCAGCAGCGGTTGCGACATCCCGCCCGGCACGCCCGCCGAGAATCTGCAGGCCTTTGCCGAGGCCGCTCGCGACACCTGCACGGGTCCGTAA
- a CDS encoding 2-oxo acid dehydrogenase subunit E2, with protein MSGFVQSVLAVRMPQINVNDEEVTLIGWHVVDGQEVGADQPLCEVETSKAVGDVPSPASGVVRLAAEVGDVIPIGQVFAYVGPSIEAIDAFIAARGDASTPSVARRAAESSRVGGVDATVGAIELARRYGLDLAAVSASGRIRRSDVERFIAEKGLAAPVGRAATTRDVVNLPPSLKDKVVDQGALPDHLRSIGEHLAQTQSHLVVAHVVMDACARGVADWIDSRRKAGVMTGPIPILLYAAAAAIAVEPRLRQFRLGGRAYSYRDIDIAFAARSGDGRLFTPVVRGVDRLGLDDLARECARLCMAVFRGNLAVAEMSGACMTVSVLSEHPVRFHVGLQNVWQSAILTAGAIHDEVRMDDGRPICVPVMTLTLSYDHGLMDGWEAAGALNEAKSCIEAIGP; from the coding sequence GTGAGCGGTTTTGTTCAGTCGGTTTTGGCAGTGCGCATGCCTCAGATCAACGTTAATGACGAAGAGGTGACTCTGATCGGCTGGCACGTCGTCGACGGTCAGGAAGTCGGCGCAGACCAGCCGTTGTGTGAGGTTGAAACGAGCAAGGCCGTCGGTGACGTGCCGTCCCCGGCGTCAGGCGTAGTGAGGCTGGCTGCTGAGGTCGGCGATGTCATCCCGATTGGCCAGGTGTTTGCCTACGTGGGGCCATCCATAGAGGCTATCGACGCTTTCATCGCCGCACGGGGCGATGCTTCCACACCATCGGTCGCGAGGCGGGCGGCTGAATCATCGCGTGTCGGCGGGGTTGACGCGACGGTCGGGGCGATTGAACTGGCCCGCAGGTACGGGCTTGATCTGGCTGCGGTTTCCGCCTCCGGGCGGATTCGCCGATCGGATGTCGAGCGATTCATTGCCGAGAAAGGGTTGGCCGCACCGGTCGGCCGAGCGGCAACTACCCGGGATGTCGTCAATCTGCCGCCGTCGCTCAAGGACAAGGTCGTCGATCAGGGGGCGTTGCCGGACCATCTTCGATCGATTGGCGAGCACCTGGCCCAGACCCAATCGCACCTGGTTGTGGCACACGTGGTGATGGACGCGTGTGCGCGGGGAGTGGCCGACTGGATCGACTCGCGGCGCAAGGCCGGTGTGATGACCGGTCCGATCCCGATCCTTCTGTACGCTGCCGCCGCTGCAATCGCCGTCGAGCCCAGGCTTCGGCAGTTCCGTCTTGGCGGACGCGCGTATTCGTATCGTGACATCGATATTGCATTTGCCGCCCGAAGCGGGGATGGCCGGTTGTTCACGCCCGTGGTGCGCGGGGTCGATCGTCTTGGTCTCGATGATCTAGCGAGAGAGTGTGCCCGCCTGTGCATGGCCGTTTTTCGAGGGAATCTTGCGGTCGCGGAAATGTCCGGGGCCTGCATGACGGTTTCGGTGCTCAGCGAGCATCCGGTTCGCTTTCATGTCGGTCTGCAGAACGTCTGGCAATCCGCAATCCTGACGGCGGGGGCGATACACGATGAGGTTCGCATGGATGACGGCCGACCCATCTGTGTGCCGGTGATGACTCTCACGCTCTCGTATGATCACGGATTGATGGATGGATGGGAGGCCGCGGGGGCTCTCAACGAGGCCAAGTCGTGCATCGAGGCGATAGGCCCCTGA